A region of uncultured Carboxylicivirga sp. DNA encodes the following proteins:
- a CDS encoding AraC family transcriptional regulator, protein MKTQRIISSPDVNAALKLKGFRVSKNYVPKGEPSAFGRRYFYLILLSIGNSKVHYNNRTFHLNGAYLFFANPRIPYATEILAENQMGYTCVFTESFLKPIERLQSIQESPLFKYSESPAFKLSDLELDKFTEIFETMINKASTGYIYKDDLMRNYIQLMVHEAMDMRPTEHYNQFNDASLRICSHFMEMLERQFPIEDLSAPLELKAAQDYANRLFIHVNYLNRAVKKIMGKSTTTVIAERLTAEAINLLRFTDWSIADIAYALGFEYSNYFSNFFKKATGHTPKYFRNN, encoded by the coding sequence ATGAAAACGCAGAGGATAATTTCGAGTCCAGACGTAAATGCTGCCTTAAAACTTAAAGGCTTTCGGGTTAGTAAAAACTATGTTCCTAAGGGTGAGCCGTCAGCCTTTGGCAGACGATATTTCTATTTAATACTTTTAAGTATCGGAAATAGCAAAGTGCACTACAACAATCGTACTTTTCATTTAAACGGAGCTTATCTTTTCTTTGCAAATCCACGAATACCCTATGCAACCGAGATTCTGGCTGAAAACCAAATGGGCTATACTTGTGTGTTTACAGAAAGCTTTTTAAAGCCAATTGAACGTTTACAAAGTATTCAGGAATCTCCTTTATTCAAATATTCCGAAAGTCCTGCCTTTAAACTTAGTGATTTGGAACTAGATAAGTTTACAGAAATATTTGAAACGATGATTAATAAAGCCTCTACAGGATATATATATAAAGATGACCTGATGCGTAATTATATTCAGTTAATGGTCCACGAGGCTATGGATATGCGTCCGACAGAGCATTATAACCAATTTAACGATGCTTCATTACGAATCTGTTCTCATTTTATGGAAATGCTGGAGCGTCAATTTCCTATAGAAGACTTAAGTGCTCCACTGGAACTTAAAGCGGCTCAGGATTATGCAAACCGACTTTTTATTCATGTTAACTATTTAAACCGAGCCGTTAAGAAAATAATGGGTAAATCTACCACTACAGTAATTGCTGAACGCTTAACTGCTGAGGCAATAAACTTACTAAGATTTACCGATTGGAGTATAGCTGATATTGCTTATGCGCTCGGTTTTGAATATTCAAATTATTTCAGCAACTTCTTTAAAAAGGCGACCGGACATACGCCAAAATACTTTCGCAATAATTAG
- a CDS encoding tetratricopeptide repeat protein codes for MKQILFMIVLLVLNQTCFGFFDESDIRRLLQEHKYTIAIEKIDSLIHTAGETAWLLECKGSALVGLEDYKSAISWFIKSNKLGGDKLSTLVNIGDALFKDGQYGKAHDYFLLAFHIDSTNYIINFNRALCLYQLNKLDEAIYYFQKARQIDTTDVELYLNLAEIYNEKNDCKQGLYNVNIGLAIDSSNHRCHFIKGLLNYQMKNYNNAIKYHSKAISICSINPEYYCKRGIAYYMIGQFEKALDDYSKAVELDSCCKEAYQGKAYVYQELGDDSLSYKNYIFFEKYKD; via the coding sequence ATGAAACAAATATTATTCATGATTGTATTGCTTGTTCTTAATCAGACTTGTTTCGGATTCTTTGATGAGTCTGATATTCGAAGACTACTTCAAGAGCATAAATACACTATTGCAATTGAAAAAATTGATTCCCTTATACATACAGCAGGAGAAACAGCTTGGTTGTTGGAATGTAAAGGCTCTGCACTTGTTGGATTGGAAGATTATAAGTCAGCTATTTCATGGTTTATAAAATCAAATAAATTAGGTGGTGACAAGTTAAGTACTTTAGTAAATATTGGTGACGCATTATTTAAAGACGGTCAATACGGCAAAGCACATGACTATTTCTTATTAGCTTTTCATATTGATTCTACGAATTATATTATTAATTTCAATAGAGCTTTATGTTTATATCAATTAAACAAGCTTGATGAAGCAATTTATTACTTTCAAAAGGCTAGACAAATAGATACAACAGATGTTGAATTATACTTAAACCTTGCCGAAATTTATAATGAAAAGAATGATTGTAAACAAGGTCTTTATAATGTTAACATTGGTCTAGCCATTGATTCTTCAAATCATCGTTGCCATTTCATTAAAGGATTGTTAAACTATCAAATGAAAAACTATAATAATGCTATAAAGTATCACTCGAAAGCAATTAGTATATGTTCAATAAATCCAGAATACTATTGCAAAAGAGGTATAGCTTATTATATGATAGGGCAATTTGAAAAGGCTTTAGATGATTATTCCAAAGCTGTAGAGTTGGATAGTTGTTGTAAAGAGGCTTATCAAGGGAAAGCGTATGTCTATCAGGAATTAGGAGATGACTCACTGTCTTATAAGAATTACATATTCTTTGAAAAATATAAAGACTAA
- a CDS encoding aldo/keto reductase, with the protein MQKLTFHNNDQMPILGLGTWKSKKGEVYTAVKEAIKTGYRHIDCAAIYMNEKEIGNAIKECIEEGIVKRQDLWITSKLWNNSHAKDAVIPALRKTLSDLQLDYLDLYLIHWPIAFKPQVFSAMRAEHYLSLEEMPISETWQGMETAVEQGLTRNIGVSNFSIKKLEDLIANSTIKPAVNQVEINPYFQQDAMLEFCNANNVYLTAYAPLGSSDRPAGMKGKDEPVLFEDPVLNELAGKKGLSVAQIILAWIRQRGISVIPKSVNPERLKQNLESVNIELSDEDMALIKGINKNRRFIDGSFWAVPGGPYTVRNLWDE; encoded by the coding sequence ATGCAAAAACTAACATTCCACAATAACGATCAGATGCCCATCCTGGGTTTAGGAACCTGGAAATCAAAGAAAGGCGAAGTTTATACTGCAGTAAAAGAAGCCATCAAAACAGGTTATCGTCATATCGATTGCGCTGCTATTTATATGAATGAAAAAGAGATTGGAAATGCCATTAAGGAGTGTATTGAAGAAGGCATTGTAAAACGCCAAGACCTTTGGATAACCTCTAAGTTGTGGAATAACAGTCATGCTAAAGATGCCGTTATACCGGCTTTAAGAAAGACTTTAAGCGATCTTCAGCTCGATTATCTCGATCTGTATCTTATTCACTGGCCCATAGCTTTTAAACCACAGGTATTTTCAGCCATGCGGGCTGAACATTATCTGTCATTGGAAGAAATGCCAATATCAGAAACCTGGCAGGGAATGGAGACCGCTGTAGAGCAAGGATTAACCCGAAACATTGGGGTTAGTAATTTCAGTATCAAAAAGCTGGAAGATTTAATAGCAAATTCAACCATTAAACCCGCTGTAAACCAGGTTGAGATCAATCCATATTTCCAACAGGATGCCATGCTGGAGTTCTGTAATGCAAATAATGTTTATCTAACTGCTTATGCTCCGTTAGGTTCATCAGACAGGCCTGCCGGCATGAAAGGGAAAGATGAACCCGTATTGTTTGAAGATCCTGTTCTAAATGAGCTGGCCGGTAAAAAAGGGTTATCGGTTGCCCAGATTATTCTGGCCTGGATCAGGCAAAGAGGTATTTCTGTAATCCCAAAATCAGTCAATCCTGAACGATTAAAGCAAAACCTTGAATCGGTCAACATTGAATTATCCGATGAAGATATGGCCCTTATTAAAGGTATTAATAAGAACCGCCGTTTTATCGACGGTTCGTTCTGGGCAGTTCCGGGTGGACCTTATACCGTTCGAAATCTTTGGGATGAATAG
- a CDS encoding C-GCAxxG-C-C family protein: MKEKQKYAIQGFYSGKNCAQSVIAAYANEFGMETDQALKIAGTFGGGMGRLQQTCGAVTGSYMLIALHNAEKLEDEAEIKSSNNRMVQDFNKRFVRINGSDQCADLVKVDLKTDDGQEIFNRDQLKDKICSKCINSAIEILESILIN; this comes from the coding sequence ATGAAAGAGAAACAGAAATACGCTATACAAGGATTCTATAGTGGAAAAAATTGTGCCCAATCAGTCATTGCAGCCTATGCCAACGAATTTGGAATGGAAACTGATCAGGCCCTTAAAATTGCAGGTACCTTTGGTGGTGGTATGGGGCGTTTGCAACAAACTTGTGGTGCTGTAACCGGTTCGTATATGTTAATTGCCTTACATAATGCAGAAAAGCTGGAAGATGAAGCAGAGATTAAAAGCAGTAATAACCGGATGGTACAGGATTTTAATAAGCGATTTGTTCGGATCAATGGATCGGATCAATGTGCTGACCTGGTAAAAGTTGATTTGAAAACAGATGACGGACAGGAGATTTTCAACAGAGATCAGTTAAAAGATAAGATCTGTTCGAAATGTATCAACTCGGCTATTGAAATACTGGAAAGTATTTTAATCAATTAA